The following coding sequences are from one Cyanobacterium sp. T60_A2020_053 window:
- a CDS encoding Txe/YoeB family addiction module toxin, whose amino-acid sequence MVWKIEFSRKALKDAKKIKLANLDSNLKQLLQILKENPYQPPYEKLSGNLTGYYSRRINIKHRLVYAIDENNRKVKVVSVWSHYE is encoded by the coding sequence ATGGTGTGGAAAATTGAGTTCAGTCGTAAGGCTTTGAAAGATGCTAAGAAAATAAAATTAGCTAACCTCGACAGTAACCTTAAACAATTACTTCAGATATTAAAAGAAAATCCCTATCAGCCACCATACGAAAAATTATCGGGAAATCTTACGGGTTATTATTCAAGGCGGATTAATATTAAGCATCGTCTAGTTTATGCCATTGATGAAAACAATAGAAAAGTTAAAGTTGTTTCTGTTTGGTCACATTATGAGTAA
- a CDS encoding LPS biosynthesis glycosyltransferase — MSKKIFINPAPSTNKPSIGSFINQVFIIAYKENTDLLEKTLRDQGFQCEILRQPPLNETNKNYSPSYLCLLNHKGAWQRIININKPCLIIEADFVPVINMDQLPLAFPQNEEKLGINWLYTCAPQVYSVSSDMYAQGFSTSMVAYIISPQSAKYLIDLAEEIKEKYGEENYSSWDGEVDSYLRNRGLKNYIPFRCYGEHGGKPNLEHKKNGLSLKHRADILYSKLAFMPDYASNAKYPFLTLVQERFYGRIKGIGRFLFGKFIRLPVLKKSSVPWRILWFCVSKYVLF; from the coding sequence ATGAGTAAGAAAATCTTTATTAACCCAGCGCCCTCCACCAATAAACCCTCCATCGGTAGTTTTATCAATCAGGTTTTTATCATTGCTTACAAAGAAAATACCGATTTATTAGAAAAAACGCTACGAGATCAAGGTTTTCAATGTGAAATTTTACGACAACCTCCTTTGAATGAAACCAACAAGAATTATTCTCCTAGTTATTTGTGTTTGCTCAATCACAAGGGCGCTTGGCAGAGAATTATTAACATTAATAAACCCTGTTTAATTATTGAGGCGGATTTTGTGCCAGTTATCAATATGGATCAACTACCTTTAGCATTCCCTCAAAATGAGGAAAAATTAGGTATTAACTGGCTTTATACCTGCGCCCCTCAAGTGTATTCCGTATCTTCAGATATGTATGCCCAAGGCTTTTCTACCTCAATGGTAGCTTATATTATTTCCCCTCAAAGTGCAAAATACTTGATAGATTTAGCAGAGGAAATTAAAGAAAAGTATGGGGAAGAAAATTATTCATCTTGGGATGGTGAAGTTGATAGTTACTTAAGAAACAGAGGATTAAAAAATTATATTCCCTTTCGTTGCTACGGTGAACATGGAGGAAAACCCAATTTAGAACATAAAAAAAATGGTTTGAGCTTAAAACATCGAGCCGATATACTCTATAGTAAATTAGCTTTTATGCCTGACTATGCTTCTAATGCGAAATATCCCTTTTTAACTTTAGTTCAGGAAAGATTTTATGGACGTATAAAAGGTATTGGTCGCTTTTTATTCGGTAAATTTATTCGTTTACCAGTATTAAAAAAATCTTCTGTGCCTTGGCGCATTCTATGGTTTTGCGTTAGTAAATATGTCTTATTTTAG
- a CDS encoding type II toxin-antitoxin system Phd/YefM family antitoxin: protein MKTLNTSTARANLFGLVQRVNQDHIPVIITSKNGDAVLLSKEDWDSLQETLYLQSIPGLVESVKQAESENDWVSEEEFLKVLDGVEN, encoded by the coding sequence ATGAAAACACTAAATACCAGTACAGCTAGAGCTAATTTATTTGGTTTAGTGCAACGGGTAAACCAAGACCATATACCAGTGATTATTACCAGTAAAAATGGTGATGCAGTGTTACTATCAAAGGAAGATTGGGATAGCTTACAAGAAACTCTTTACTTGCAATCTATTCCAGGCTTAGTAGAATCCGTAAAACAAGCAGAATCAGAAAATGATTGGGTATCAGAAGAGGAATTTTTGAAGGTATTAGATGGTGTGGAAAATTGA